The following proteins are encoded in a genomic region of Pungitius pungitius chromosome 19, fPunPun2.1, whole genome shotgun sequence:
- the LOC119198363 gene encoding kelch-like protein 34, translating to MDSYSLLYSSSQRTGLLSGFQRLRSQGNMCDVVLEVDGVSYPCHRALLASSSDYFWALFGEATAERLAGSISLPALTPEGLDAVLDFLYSGWLSISSPTLAVVLEAARYLQVETAVSICERFMTDGLNKDNCCCYANLAEHHALSDALEAANQTIAIEMGALVQESRDDLLRLNVRSLMAVLDADEIPGVEEVELVKLALDWLDKNGPLPLLKSNLLLSKLRFGLVAPADLSGLRHRAMATPLIRGQLTRASEYHELGPAQPIRQSKQSTLRASPDRVLLVGGGRTPDWPEQEMLAFDPRSRTFSPLSSGVPRRLRNHCAVSVGGFLFVIGGEEVSGGGDGGDGGDGGDEGARPLTAATSKHAWRYDPRFDRWEAMQPMLERRDQFTCCVVGEAIYAIGGRHTRPGDDTRTSVASVEYYDLATGAWRRGAAMPRPLYGHACAALGAGVYVSGGRSASQGGGNRGDSSREVQFWDLKGRVWEKRAPMSIGRFGHRMAAARGFIFALLGMYEPFCDIEQYDARSDHWTRLRPLLTGSFDYGVAPTPAGNLLVFGGRRWSDGRQVAARSVLEYDTKTDRWREICQLPRPLAGAECALLPLPG from the coding sequence ATGGACAGCTACTCCCTCCTCTACAGTTCCTCCCAACGAACTGGACTCCTTTCCGGCTTCCAGCGCCTGCGCTCTCAGGGAAACATGTGCGACGTCGTCCTGGAGGTCGACGGCGTGTCTTACCCGTGTCATCGCGCCCTTTTGGCCAGCTCCAGCGATTATTTTTGGGCTCTGTTCGGAGAGGCCACCGCCGAGAGATTAGCGGGCTCCATTAGCCTCCCGGCGCTAACACCCGAGGGTTTAGACGCCGTTCTGGACTTCCTGTATTCCGGGTGGCTCAGCATATCGTCCCCTACACTTGCTGTTGTCTTAGAGGCAGCCAGGTACCTGCAGGTGGAGACCGCCGTGTCCATATGTGAGCGCTTTATGACGGATGGTTTGAACAAGGACAATTGCTGTTGCTATGCTAACCTGGCCGAGCATCACGCCCTCTCAGATGCCCTTGAGGCTGCCAATCAGACCATCGCTATAGAGATGGGGGCGTTGGTGCAGGAAAGCAGGGATGACCTTCTCAGGTTGAACGTGCGATCACTGATGGCGGTGCTCGACGCCGACGAGATACCTGGCGTCGAGGAGGTGGAGCTCGTAAAGCTGGCTCTGGATTGGCTGGATAAGAATGGGCCCCTCCCCCTGCTGAAATCAAATCTCCTGCTGAGCAAACTGCGCTTCGGACTGGTCGCCCCCGCTGACCTCAGCGGGCTCCGCCACAGAGCCATGGCCACACCTCTCATCAGAGGCCAGCTGACCCGGGCCTCGGAGTACCACGAGCTGGGTCCCGCTCAGCCAATCAGACAGAGCAAACAGTCGACGCTCAGGGCGTCGCCCGATCGCGTGCTGCTCGTGGGCGGGGGCCGCACCCCCGACTGGCCGGAGCAGGAGATGCTGGCGTTCGACCCCAGGAGCAGGACGTTTTCCCCCCTGAGCTCCGGCGTCCCCCGGCGACTGAGAAACCACTGCGCGGTGTCGGTGGGGGGTTTCCTCTTCGTGATCGGCGGGGAGGAAGTGAGCGGGGGcggagacggaggagacggCGGAGACGGCGGCGACGAAGGTGCAAGGCCCCTCACCGCGGCGACGTCCAAGCACGCGTGGCGCTACGATCCGCGCTTCGACCGCTGGGAGGCGATGCAGCCCATGCTGGAGAGGCGGGATCAGTTTACCTGCTGCGTGGTGGGCGAGGCCATTTACGCCATCGGCGGACGGCACACGCGGCCCGGCGACGACACTCGCACGTCCGTGGCGTCTGTCGAGTACTACGACCTGGCCACCGGGgcgtggaggagaggagcggcgATGCCTCGCCCGCTCTACGGCCACGCGTGCGCCGCGCTCGGCGCCGGCGTCTACGTGTCAGGCGGGCGCTCGGCCAGCCAGGGCGGCGGTAACCGCGGGGACAGCAGCCGAGAAGTCCAGTTCTGGGACCTGAAAGGCAGAGTTTGGGAGAAGCGAGCGCCCATGTCCATCGGCAGGTTCGGGCACCGCATGGCGGCGGCCCGCGGTTTCATCTTCGCCCTGCTGGGCATGTACGAGCCCTTCTGCGACATCGAGCAGTACGACGCGCGGTCGGACCACTGGACCCGCCTGCGCCCGCTGCTCACCGGCTCCTTCGACTACGGGGTGGCGCCGACGCCGGCGGGGAACCTGCTGGTGTTCGgcgggaggaggtggagcgaCGGACGGCAGGTGGCGGCGAGGAGTGTGTTGGAGTACGACACGAAGACGGATCGCTGGAGGGAGATCTGTCAGCTCCCCAGACCTCTGGCCGGGGCCGAGTGCGCGCTGCTGCCTCTGCCGGGCTGA
- the cnksr2a gene encoding connector enhancer of kinase suppressor of ras 2 isoform X1 has product MALVMEPVSKWSASQVVDWMKGLDDCLQQYVCVFERGGVCGERLLRISHAELEELGVSRIGHQELILEAVDLLCALNSGLETESVRTLAHKLGASAKNLQNFISGRRRSSQSESRSSRRLPNDLLTSVVDLITAAKSLLAWLDRSPFAAVADYSVTRNNVIQLCLELTTIVQQDCTVFETENKILHVCKTLSEVCEHIVCVSSDPLVSQSAHLELVHLTNVKTSEGLGMYIKSTYDGLHVITGTTEGSPADRCKKIHAGDEVIQVNHQTVVGWQLRNLVGSLRADKGVVSLTLKKRPQSTLSSAPALLKNMRWKPLALQPTRSPGSSSATPSGTPTKSSAIQDLYIPPPPAEPYTPRDETGTLPGDEGGRNHGGVGVAKRSESPNSFLDQETQRREEEEPVYCTTPTYGRLRPISMPVECNWVGDYEDPAKLNRENRREATLMRYVGLSGVDERTGSDDYSSHTARPGKRTNDTAKRAKRRSHHSQSPSHYVLQTNQRDSPPRDPASVYHTYQQASSVQAKNRKKNRGRSLASLSRRRVSCKALGRGDCEGWLWRKRDAKGYFSQKWKKYWFVLKDNCLYWYINEEDEKAEGFVSLPEFKIDRASECRKKYAFKACHPKVKSFYFAADGVDDMNRWLSRLNMAAVGYAERERIRQEQDYWSESEHEEDTTSSPKQDSPPPPYDTYPRPPSMSAYLEGRTTRLSSTETSRSRSSQEDFLCGEALPAVAAEPQYHPGPPGCGTTHSGRKPGGSSSSDVQYRCEAVEYRSSPAGGSSETGSPGCSSSSQRRSWQDLIETPLTEAGLHYLQTGPLEDAVFAEPGPGGGSMTAGAVYTLPAQRNVPLPMAMQRLIPMATQGGKPRSFTLPRDSNLHTLLTAPAKEQQHAHNGGSEGASLGDLFRACEQGGVCPLGRGSDARGQSECRQSFLRRAADPQLNERLHRLRILTSTLKDREGELALIDRLLANPQLSSAEFQEWKRAYQELFSQEPDSAADSDPGPPLTPSLAHTHSYIETHV; this is encoded by the exons ATGGCGCTGGTGATGGAACCGGTGAGCAAGTGGAGCGCGAGCCAGGTGGTGGATTGGATGAAAG GTCTGGACGACTGCTTGCAGCAgtacgtgtgcgtgtttgagcGCGGGGGCGTGTGCGGCGAGAGGCTGCTGAGGATCAGCCAcgccgagctggaggagctgggagTGTCCCGCATCGGACACCAGGAGCTCATCCTGGAGGCCGTGGACCTGCTGTGCGCCCTG AACTCGGGCCTGGAGACGGAGAGCGTCAGGACTCTGGCTCACAAGCTCGGCGCCTCGGCCAAAAACCTGCAGAACTTCATTTCCggccgccgccgcagcagccAATCGGAGAGCAGGTCCTCTCGCCGGCTCCCCAACGACCTGCTGACCTCCGTGGTCGACCTCATCACCGCCGCTAAGAGCCTGCTAGCATGGCTGGACAG GTCCCCCTTCGCGGCGGTGGCAGACTACTCAGTAACCCGGAATAATGTGATTCAGCTCTGCCTGGAGCTCACCACCATTGTACAGCAg gACTGTACAGTGTTTGAGACGGAGAACAAAATCCTCCACGTG TGCAAGACGCTGTCGGAGGTGTGCGAGCacatcgtgtgtgtgtcctccgaCCCGCTGGTTTCTCAGTCCGCCCACCTCGAGCTGGTCCACCTCACCAACGTCAAGACCTCTGAAGGCCTG GGGATGTACATCAAGTCCACCTACGACGGCCTGCACGTGATCACGGGAACCACCGAAGGG TCGCCGGCGGACCGCTGTAAGAAGATCCACGCAGGAGATGAGGTCATACAAGTCAATCACCAGACtgtg GTGGGCTGGCAGTTACGCAACCTGGTGGGCTCGCTGAGGGCCGATAAGGGCGTCGTGTCCCTGACCCTGAAGAAGCGCCCGCAGAGCACGCTCAGCTCCGCCCCCGCCCTGCTGAAGAACATGCGCTGGAAACCCCTCGCTCTGCAG CCAACCAGAAGCCCCGGCAGCAGTTCGGCCACGCCCTCAGGCACGCCCACCAAGAGCTCTGCCATCCAGGACCTCTACATCCCGCCCCCGCCCGCTGAGCCATACACGCCAAG AGATGAGACAGGAACCCTGCCGGGAGACGAGGGCGGGCGTAACCACGGCGGCGTGGGCGTCGCCAAGCGCTCCGAGTCACCCAACTCCTTCCTGGATCAAGAGACCCAGCGgcgggaagaggaggagcccgTGTACTGCACCACGCCCACATACG GCAGGCTGAGGCCCATCTCCATGCCGGTGGAGTGTAACTGGGTGGGCGACTATGAAGATCCAGCCAAGCTTAACAGAGAAAACCGCAGAG AGGCGACACTCATGCGTTACGTGGGACTCTCCGGCGTGGACGAGAGGACCGGCTCTGACGACTACTCGTCCCACACGGCTCGCCCGGGGAAACGGACCAATGACACGGCCAAGCGCGCAAAGAGGCGGAGCCACCACAGCCAAAGCCCCTCCCACTATGTCCTGCAGACAAATCAGAGGGATTCTCCACCGAGAGACCCCGCCTCCGTCTATCAC aCCTACCAACAGGCCTCCTCCGTGCAGGCaaagaacaggaagaagaaccgaG GACGGAGTCTGGCCTCCCTGAGCCGCCGGCGTGTCTCCTGCAAGGCGCTGGGCAGGGGGGATTGCGAGGGCTGGCTgtggaggaagagagatgccaAGGGTTACTTTTCCCAGAAGTGGAAGAAGTACTGGTTCGTTCTCAAGGACAACTGCTTGTACTGGTACATCAACGAGGAG GACGAAAAGGCCGAGGGCTTCGTCAGCCTTCCAGAGTTCAAGATCGACCGGGCCAGTGAATGCCGCAAGAAGTA TGCTTTCAAAGCATGTCACCCTAAGGTCAAGAGCTTCTACTTCGCGGCAGATGGAGTGGATGACATGAACAG ATGGCTGAGTCGCCTCAACATGGCCGCTGTCGGCTACGCGGAGCGGGAGAGGATACGCCAGGAGCAGG ATTACTGGAGTGAGAGTGAACACGAGGAGGACACCACCTCCAGCCCCAAGCAGGACAGTCCCCCACCTCCATACGATACCTACCCACGGCCTCCATca ATGAGTGCCTACCTGGAGGGCCGCACCACTCGGCTGTCGTCCACGGAGACGTCCCGCTCCCGCTCCTCCCAGGAGGACTTCCTGTGCGGCGAGGCCCTCCCCGCGGTGGCCGCCGAGCCCCAGTACCACCCGGGTCCCCCCGGGTGCGGCACCACGCACAGCGGGAGGAAGccgggcggcagcagcagcagcgacgtGCAGTACAGATGTGAAGCTGTGGAG TACCGATCCAGTcctgcagggggcagcagcGAAACCGGGTCTCCAGGTTGCTCTTCGTCCTCCCAGAGACGGTCCTGGCAGGACCTGATTGAGACCCCGCTGACTGAGGCCGGGCTGCACTACCTGCAGACCGGACCCCTAG AGGACGCCGTCTTTGCCGAGCCCGGCCCGGGCGGTGGGTCCATGACGGCCGGAGCCGTTTACACCCTCCCCGCGCAGAGGAACGTCCCGTTGCCCATGGCGATGCAGAGACTGATTCCCATGGCAACCCAGGGAGGGAAACCCCGCAGCTTCACACTGCCGAGAGACAGCAACCTGCACACACTGCTCACGGCGCCCGCCAAAGAACAACAGCACGCGCACAACG GCGGCAGCGAGGGCGCTTCCCTGGGCGACCTGTTCCGTGCGTGCGAGCAGGGCGGCGTGTGCCCCCTGGGTCGCGGGTCGGACGCCAGGGGTCAGTCGGAGTGCAGGCAGTCGTTCCTCCGACGGGCCGCCGACCCCCAGCTCAACGAGCGCCTGCACCGCCTGCGCATACTGACCTCCACGCTGAAG gacagggagggggagctagcgctgattgacaggctgCTGGCCAATCCCCAGCTGTCGTCAGCAGAGTTCCAGGAGTGGAAACGGGCCTATCAGGAGCTGTTCTCTCAGGAGCCAGACTCGGCCGCTGACTCAGACCCCGGcccacccctcaccccctcgCTCGCTCACACGCACTCCTACATCGAGACCCACGTCTGA
- the cnksr2a gene encoding connector enhancer of kinase suppressor of ras 2 isoform X2 — protein MALVMEPVSKWSASQVVDWMKGLDDCLQQYVCVFERGGVCGERLLRISHAELEELGVSRIGHQELILEAVDLLCALNSGLETESVRTLAHKLGASAKNLQNFISGRRRSSQSESRSSRRLPNDLLTSVVDLITAAKSLLAWLDRSPFAAVADYSVTRNNVIQLCLELTTIVQQDCTVFETENKILHVCKTLSEVCEHIVCVSSDPLVSQSAHLELVHLTNVKTSEGLGMYIKSTYDGLHVITGTTEGSPADRCKKIHAGDEVIQVNHQTVVGWQLRNLVGSLRADKGVVSLTLKKRPQSTLSSAPALLKNMRWKPLALQPTRSPGSSSATPSGTPTKSSAIQDLYIPPPPAEPYTPRDETGTLPGDEGGRNHGGVGVAKRSESPNSFLDQETQRREEEEPVYCTTPTYGRLRPISMPVECNWVGDYEDPAKLNRENRREATLMRYVGLSGVDERTGSDDYSSHTARPGKRTNDTAKRAKRRSHHSQSPSHYVLQTNQRDSPPRDPASVYHTYQQASSVQAKNRKKNRGRSLASLSRRRVSCKALGRGDCEGWLWRKRDAKGYFSQKWKKYWFVLKDNCLYWYINEEDEKAEGFVSLPEFKIDRASECRKKYAFKACHPKVKSFYFAADGVDDMNRWLSRLNMAAVGYAERERIRQEQDYWSESEHEEDTTSSPKQDSPPPPYDTYPRPPSMSAYLEGRTTRLSSTETSRSRSSQEDFLCGEALPAVAAEPQYHPGPPGCGTTHSGRKPGGSSSSDVQYRCEAVEYRSSPAGGSSETGSPGCSSSSQRRSWQDLIETPLTEAGLHYLQTGPLEDAVFAEPGPGGGSMTAGAVYTLPAQRNVPLPMAMQRLIPMATQGGKPRSFTLPRDSNLHTLLTAPAKEQQHAHNGGSEGASLGDLFRACEQGGVCPLGRGSDARGQSECRQSFLRRAADPQLNERLHRLRILTSTLKDVPPLDADLPSGCSN, from the exons ATGGCGCTGGTGATGGAACCGGTGAGCAAGTGGAGCGCGAGCCAGGTGGTGGATTGGATGAAAG GTCTGGACGACTGCTTGCAGCAgtacgtgtgcgtgtttgagcGCGGGGGCGTGTGCGGCGAGAGGCTGCTGAGGATCAGCCAcgccgagctggaggagctgggagTGTCCCGCATCGGACACCAGGAGCTCATCCTGGAGGCCGTGGACCTGCTGTGCGCCCTG AACTCGGGCCTGGAGACGGAGAGCGTCAGGACTCTGGCTCACAAGCTCGGCGCCTCGGCCAAAAACCTGCAGAACTTCATTTCCggccgccgccgcagcagccAATCGGAGAGCAGGTCCTCTCGCCGGCTCCCCAACGACCTGCTGACCTCCGTGGTCGACCTCATCACCGCCGCTAAGAGCCTGCTAGCATGGCTGGACAG GTCCCCCTTCGCGGCGGTGGCAGACTACTCAGTAACCCGGAATAATGTGATTCAGCTCTGCCTGGAGCTCACCACCATTGTACAGCAg gACTGTACAGTGTTTGAGACGGAGAACAAAATCCTCCACGTG TGCAAGACGCTGTCGGAGGTGTGCGAGCacatcgtgtgtgtgtcctccgaCCCGCTGGTTTCTCAGTCCGCCCACCTCGAGCTGGTCCACCTCACCAACGTCAAGACCTCTGAAGGCCTG GGGATGTACATCAAGTCCACCTACGACGGCCTGCACGTGATCACGGGAACCACCGAAGGG TCGCCGGCGGACCGCTGTAAGAAGATCCACGCAGGAGATGAGGTCATACAAGTCAATCACCAGACtgtg GTGGGCTGGCAGTTACGCAACCTGGTGGGCTCGCTGAGGGCCGATAAGGGCGTCGTGTCCCTGACCCTGAAGAAGCGCCCGCAGAGCACGCTCAGCTCCGCCCCCGCCCTGCTGAAGAACATGCGCTGGAAACCCCTCGCTCTGCAG CCAACCAGAAGCCCCGGCAGCAGTTCGGCCACGCCCTCAGGCACGCCCACCAAGAGCTCTGCCATCCAGGACCTCTACATCCCGCCCCCGCCCGCTGAGCCATACACGCCAAG AGATGAGACAGGAACCCTGCCGGGAGACGAGGGCGGGCGTAACCACGGCGGCGTGGGCGTCGCCAAGCGCTCCGAGTCACCCAACTCCTTCCTGGATCAAGAGACCCAGCGgcgggaagaggaggagcccgTGTACTGCACCACGCCCACATACG GCAGGCTGAGGCCCATCTCCATGCCGGTGGAGTGTAACTGGGTGGGCGACTATGAAGATCCAGCCAAGCTTAACAGAGAAAACCGCAGAG AGGCGACACTCATGCGTTACGTGGGACTCTCCGGCGTGGACGAGAGGACCGGCTCTGACGACTACTCGTCCCACACGGCTCGCCCGGGGAAACGGACCAATGACACGGCCAAGCGCGCAAAGAGGCGGAGCCACCACAGCCAAAGCCCCTCCCACTATGTCCTGCAGACAAATCAGAGGGATTCTCCACCGAGAGACCCCGCCTCCGTCTATCAC aCCTACCAACAGGCCTCCTCCGTGCAGGCaaagaacaggaagaagaaccgaG GACGGAGTCTGGCCTCCCTGAGCCGCCGGCGTGTCTCCTGCAAGGCGCTGGGCAGGGGGGATTGCGAGGGCTGGCTgtggaggaagagagatgccaAGGGTTACTTTTCCCAGAAGTGGAAGAAGTACTGGTTCGTTCTCAAGGACAACTGCTTGTACTGGTACATCAACGAGGAG GACGAAAAGGCCGAGGGCTTCGTCAGCCTTCCAGAGTTCAAGATCGACCGGGCCAGTGAATGCCGCAAGAAGTA TGCTTTCAAAGCATGTCACCCTAAGGTCAAGAGCTTCTACTTCGCGGCAGATGGAGTGGATGACATGAACAG ATGGCTGAGTCGCCTCAACATGGCCGCTGTCGGCTACGCGGAGCGGGAGAGGATACGCCAGGAGCAGG ATTACTGGAGTGAGAGTGAACACGAGGAGGACACCACCTCCAGCCCCAAGCAGGACAGTCCCCCACCTCCATACGATACCTACCCACGGCCTCCATca ATGAGTGCCTACCTGGAGGGCCGCACCACTCGGCTGTCGTCCACGGAGACGTCCCGCTCCCGCTCCTCCCAGGAGGACTTCCTGTGCGGCGAGGCCCTCCCCGCGGTGGCCGCCGAGCCCCAGTACCACCCGGGTCCCCCCGGGTGCGGCACCACGCACAGCGGGAGGAAGccgggcggcagcagcagcagcgacgtGCAGTACAGATGTGAAGCTGTGGAG TACCGATCCAGTcctgcagggggcagcagcGAAACCGGGTCTCCAGGTTGCTCTTCGTCCTCCCAGAGACGGTCCTGGCAGGACCTGATTGAGACCCCGCTGACTGAGGCCGGGCTGCACTACCTGCAGACCGGACCCCTAG AGGACGCCGTCTTTGCCGAGCCCGGCCCGGGCGGTGGGTCCATGACGGCCGGAGCCGTTTACACCCTCCCCGCGCAGAGGAACGTCCCGTTGCCCATGGCGATGCAGAGACTGATTCCCATGGCAACCCAGGGAGGGAAACCCCGCAGCTTCACACTGCCGAGAGACAGCAACCTGCACACACTGCTCACGGCGCCCGCCAAAGAACAACAGCACGCGCACAACG GCGGCAGCGAGGGCGCTTCCCTGGGCGACCTGTTCCGTGCGTGCGAGCAGGGCGGCGTGTGCCCCCTGGGTCGCGGGTCGGACGCCAGGGGTCAGTCGGAGTGCAGGCAGTCGTTCCTCCGACGGGCCGCCGACCCCCAGCTCAACGAGCGCCTGCACCGCCTGCGCATACTGACCTCCACGCTGAAG
- the cnksr2a gene encoding connector enhancer of kinase suppressor of ras 2 isoform X3 codes for MALVMEPVSKWSASQVVDWMKGLDDCLQQYVCVFERGGVCGERLLRISHAELEELGVSRIGHQELILEAVDLLCALNSGLETESVRTLAHKLGASAKNLQNFISGRRRSSQSESRSSRRLPNDLLTSVVDLITAAKSLLAWLDRSPFAAVADYSVTRNNVIQLCLELTTIVQQDCTVFETENKILHVCKTLSEVCEHIVCVSSDPLVSQSAHLELVHLTNVKTSEGLGMYIKSTYDGLHVITGTTEGSPADRCKKIHAGDEVIQVNHQTVVGWQLRNLVGSLRADKGVVSLTLKKRPQSTLSSAPALLKNMRWKPLALQPTRSPGSSSATPSGTPTKSSAIQDLYIPPPPAEPYTPRDETGTLPGDEGGRNHGGVGVAKRSESPNSFLDQETQRREEEEPVYCTTPTYGRLRPISMPVECNWVGDYEDPAKLNRENRREATLMRYVGLSGVDERTGSDDYSSHTARPGKRTNDTAKRAKRRSHHSQSPSHYVLQTNQRDSPPRDPASVYHTYQQASSVQAKNRKKNRGRSLASLSRRRVSCKALGRGDCEGWLWRKRDAKGYFSQKWKKYWFVLKDNCLYWYINEEDEKAEGFVSLPEFKIDRASECRKKYAFKACHPKVKSFYFAADGVDDMNRWLSRLNMAAVGYAERERIRQEQDYWSESEHEEDTTSSPKQDSPPPPYDTYPRPPSMSAYLEGRTTRLSSTETSRSRSSQEDFLCGEALPAVAAEPQYHPGPPGCGTTHSGRKPGGSSSSDVQYRCEAVEYRSSPAGGSSETGSPGCSSSSQRRSWQDLIETPLTEAGLHYLQTGPLEDAVFAEPGPGGGSMTAGAVYTLPAQRNVPLPMAMQRLIPMATQGGKPRSFTLPRDSNLHTLLTAPAKEQQHAHNGCPAPGRRPPIGMFKLA; via the exons ATGGCGCTGGTGATGGAACCGGTGAGCAAGTGGAGCGCGAGCCAGGTGGTGGATTGGATGAAAG GTCTGGACGACTGCTTGCAGCAgtacgtgtgcgtgtttgagcGCGGGGGCGTGTGCGGCGAGAGGCTGCTGAGGATCAGCCAcgccgagctggaggagctgggagTGTCCCGCATCGGACACCAGGAGCTCATCCTGGAGGCCGTGGACCTGCTGTGCGCCCTG AACTCGGGCCTGGAGACGGAGAGCGTCAGGACTCTGGCTCACAAGCTCGGCGCCTCGGCCAAAAACCTGCAGAACTTCATTTCCggccgccgccgcagcagccAATCGGAGAGCAGGTCCTCTCGCCGGCTCCCCAACGACCTGCTGACCTCCGTGGTCGACCTCATCACCGCCGCTAAGAGCCTGCTAGCATGGCTGGACAG GTCCCCCTTCGCGGCGGTGGCAGACTACTCAGTAACCCGGAATAATGTGATTCAGCTCTGCCTGGAGCTCACCACCATTGTACAGCAg gACTGTACAGTGTTTGAGACGGAGAACAAAATCCTCCACGTG TGCAAGACGCTGTCGGAGGTGTGCGAGCacatcgtgtgtgtgtcctccgaCCCGCTGGTTTCTCAGTCCGCCCACCTCGAGCTGGTCCACCTCACCAACGTCAAGACCTCTGAAGGCCTG GGGATGTACATCAAGTCCACCTACGACGGCCTGCACGTGATCACGGGAACCACCGAAGGG TCGCCGGCGGACCGCTGTAAGAAGATCCACGCAGGAGATGAGGTCATACAAGTCAATCACCAGACtgtg GTGGGCTGGCAGTTACGCAACCTGGTGGGCTCGCTGAGGGCCGATAAGGGCGTCGTGTCCCTGACCCTGAAGAAGCGCCCGCAGAGCACGCTCAGCTCCGCCCCCGCCCTGCTGAAGAACATGCGCTGGAAACCCCTCGCTCTGCAG CCAACCAGAAGCCCCGGCAGCAGTTCGGCCACGCCCTCAGGCACGCCCACCAAGAGCTCTGCCATCCAGGACCTCTACATCCCGCCCCCGCCCGCTGAGCCATACACGCCAAG AGATGAGACAGGAACCCTGCCGGGAGACGAGGGCGGGCGTAACCACGGCGGCGTGGGCGTCGCCAAGCGCTCCGAGTCACCCAACTCCTTCCTGGATCAAGAGACCCAGCGgcgggaagaggaggagcccgTGTACTGCACCACGCCCACATACG GCAGGCTGAGGCCCATCTCCATGCCGGTGGAGTGTAACTGGGTGGGCGACTATGAAGATCCAGCCAAGCTTAACAGAGAAAACCGCAGAG AGGCGACACTCATGCGTTACGTGGGACTCTCCGGCGTGGACGAGAGGACCGGCTCTGACGACTACTCGTCCCACACGGCTCGCCCGGGGAAACGGACCAATGACACGGCCAAGCGCGCAAAGAGGCGGAGCCACCACAGCCAAAGCCCCTCCCACTATGTCCTGCAGACAAATCAGAGGGATTCTCCACCGAGAGACCCCGCCTCCGTCTATCAC aCCTACCAACAGGCCTCCTCCGTGCAGGCaaagaacaggaagaagaaccgaG GACGGAGTCTGGCCTCCCTGAGCCGCCGGCGTGTCTCCTGCAAGGCGCTGGGCAGGGGGGATTGCGAGGGCTGGCTgtggaggaagagagatgccaAGGGTTACTTTTCCCAGAAGTGGAAGAAGTACTGGTTCGTTCTCAAGGACAACTGCTTGTACTGGTACATCAACGAGGAG GACGAAAAGGCCGAGGGCTTCGTCAGCCTTCCAGAGTTCAAGATCGACCGGGCCAGTGAATGCCGCAAGAAGTA TGCTTTCAAAGCATGTCACCCTAAGGTCAAGAGCTTCTACTTCGCGGCAGATGGAGTGGATGACATGAACAG ATGGCTGAGTCGCCTCAACATGGCCGCTGTCGGCTACGCGGAGCGGGAGAGGATACGCCAGGAGCAGG ATTACTGGAGTGAGAGTGAACACGAGGAGGACACCACCTCCAGCCCCAAGCAGGACAGTCCCCCACCTCCATACGATACCTACCCACGGCCTCCATca ATGAGTGCCTACCTGGAGGGCCGCACCACTCGGCTGTCGTCCACGGAGACGTCCCGCTCCCGCTCCTCCCAGGAGGACTTCCTGTGCGGCGAGGCCCTCCCCGCGGTGGCCGCCGAGCCCCAGTACCACCCGGGTCCCCCCGGGTGCGGCACCACGCACAGCGGGAGGAAGccgggcggcagcagcagcagcgacgtGCAGTACAGATGTGAAGCTGTGGAG TACCGATCCAGTcctgcagggggcagcagcGAAACCGGGTCTCCAGGTTGCTCTTCGTCCTCCCAGAGACGGTCCTGGCAGGACCTGATTGAGACCCCGCTGACTGAGGCCGGGCTGCACTACCTGCAGACCGGACCCCTAG AGGACGCCGTCTTTGCCGAGCCCGGCCCGGGCGGTGGGTCCATGACGGCCGGAGCCGTTTACACCCTCCCCGCGCAGAGGAACGTCCCGTTGCCCATGGCGATGCAGAGACTGATTCCCATGGCAACCCAGGGAGGGAAACCCCGCAGCTTCACACTGCCGAGAGACAGCAACCTGCACACACTGCTCACGGCGCCCGCCAAAGAACAACAGCACGCGCACAACG